One segment of Brassica napus cultivar Da-Ae chromosome C3, Da-Ae, whole genome shotgun sequence DNA contains the following:
- the LOC111213300 gene encoding pentatricopeptide repeat-containing protein At5g56310-like: MWRRITALSFIPCQLPPPIALHIRRSSTLSDINWFVSSLKIQGTNLKTLKQAHCSMIITGLHRDNLIVAKLIEACSVAGHLQYAYYVLTHQPFPNTYLHNTMIRALSLVDEPNAHSTAVLVYRKFWSLCPKPDTFTFPFVLKIAFRLSDVWFGRQVHSQTVVSGFDSSFHVVTSLIQMYCSCGGLRDARKVFDKMPVRDVTVWNALLAGYGKVGEVDEARRLLETMPCWVRDVVSWTCVISAYAKKGRASEAIEVFQRMVMENVEPDEVTLLAALSACADLGSLELGERICSYVDHRGMKRGVSLSNALIDMYAKSGDIKKALEEFERVSDRNVVTWTTLITGLATHGLGGEALTMFNRMVKAGVEPNSVTFIAVLSACSHVGLVDLGKRFFTSMRSDYGIEPNIEHFGCLIDLLGRAGRLKEAEEVSKTMPFEANAAIWGSLLAASNVHHDLELGERALNQLIKLEPNNSGNYMLLANLYADLGKWEESRMMRKMMKGIGVKKLAGESSIEVENRVYRFISGDFSHPHAVKIHELLQEIDLQIQSDEI, encoded by the coding sequence ATGTGGCGACGAATCACTGCACTGAGCTTTATCCCATGTCAGCTACCGCCACCGATCGCTCTACATATTCGCCGAAGTTCCACTCTTTCGGACATAAACTGGTTTGTTTCTTCTCTAAAAATCCAAGGAaccaacctcaaaacattaaaGCAAGCTCATTGTTCCATGATTATAACCGGTCTACACAGAGACAACCTCATCGTTGCCAAACTCATCGAGGCGTGTTCCGTCGCTGGACATCTCCAATACGCTTACTATGTCCTTACCCACCAGCCATTTCCCAATACTTATCTCCACAACACCATGATCAGAGCTTTGTCTCTCGTCGACGAACCCAACGCTCACTCAACTGCGGTTCTGGTTTACAGAAAGTTCTGGTCTTTATGTCCGAAGCCCGACACGTTTACTTTCCCTTTTGTGTTGAAAATTGCTTTTCGGTTATCTGATGTTTGGTTTGGGAGACAGGTGCATTCCCAGACAGTGGTTTCTGGGTTTGATTCCAGCTTCCACGTTGTTACAAGTTTGATTCAAATGTATTGTTCATGCGGCGGGTTGAGAGATGCGCGTAAGGTGTTCGATAAAATGCCTGTGAGGGACGTGACTGTTTGGAATGCGTTATTAGCCGGGTATGGAAAAGTGGGTGAGGTGGATGAAGCGAGGAGGTTGCTGGAGACGATGCCTTGTTGGGTAAGGGATGTTGTTTCTTGGACTTGTGTGATCTCGGCTTACGCGAAGAAGGGACGAGCTAGTGAAGCTATTGAAGTGTTTCAGAGAATGGTGATGGAGAATGTTGAGCCTGATGAAGTTACCCTTTTGGCAGCACTCTCAGCTTGTGCTGATCTTGGCTCGCTTGAACTGGGAGAAAGGATATGTAGCTACGTTGATCACCGAGGGATGAAGAGAGGTGTTTCTTTGAGTAACGCACTCATCGATATGTATGCGAAGTCAGGGGATATAAAAAAGGCGTTGGAGGAGTTTGAGAGGGTTAGTGACAGAAACGTGGTTACTTGGACGACTTTAATCACAGGACTGGCTACGCACGGGCTTGGAGGTGAAGCCTTAACGATGTTTAACCGTATGGTTAAAGCTGGCGTGGAACCGAACAGTGTTACTTTCATTGCAGTCCTTTCAGCTTGCAGCCATGTTGGTTTGGTTGATCTTGGAAAACGTTTCTTTACCTCAATGAGATCTGATTACGGGATTGAACCGAACATTGAGCATTTTGGATGCTTGATCGATTTGCTAGGACGAGCAGGTAGACTCAAAGAAGCTGAAGAAGTTTCTAAAACCATGCCATTCGAGGCTAATGCTGCAATATGGGGATCTCTTCTAGCTGCTTCGAATGTTCATCATGATCTTGAGCTTGGAGAAAGAGCTTTGAATCAGCTGATTAAGTTGGAACCGAATAACAGCGGTAACTATATGCTTTTAGCCAATTTGTACGCTGATTTAGGAAAGTGGGAGGAGTCTAggatgatgaggaagatgatgaaagGGATTGGTGTGAAGAAGTTGGCTGGTGAAAGCTCCATTGAAGTTGAAAACAGAGTATATAGATTCATCTCTGGTGATTTTTCACATCCTCATGCTGTAAAGATTCATGAACTTCTACAAGAGATTGATTTGCAAATACAGAGCGATGAAATTTGA
- the LOC111213298 gene encoding probable FBD-associated F-box protein At1g32375 codes for MDRISQLPDELLLKILALLPSMKDVVDTMLLSKRWQFLWMMVPTIKYNDTLDRYSKHKYGSFSLFVDKSFSKHEAPIIETLLFKLDHISGCGNIQAWMRSADKRCVRELIIQIDTLTFKKPVSLPWSLFSGGCRMLVTLKLTNAVLVDDFTSQISFPSLKTLSLESMKYPSGEFVKKLLSNCHVLENLVVEQCHVDSVNIFTVIVPCLKSLVMKTLNTRVGNDAQGFVIDAPSLEKFNILHSSGFCIFENDMTKVVDANLVVVNWKLWKKLGSIASFKRLYLCVPSSKDVYTARSVFTSLVHLKICTCETEWVNLLMRVLGDSPNLRALKLDQCHPLRSYEPRPCWNPSWNEPSSVPECLLSNLETFEWVTYEGAEEEIEVVAFVFRSAKYLKKAAINIHSKTNDTDKKLEVIKELFSSSRGSPACVLELR; via the exons ATGGACAGGATAAGTCAGTTGCCAGATGAGCTTCTACTGAAAATATTGGCCTTACTTCCTAGTATGAAAGATGTTGTGGACACTATGCTTTTGTCAAAACGATGGCAGTTTCTTTGGATGATGGTTCCAACAATCAAATACAATGATACGCTTGATAGGTATAGTAAGCACAAGTACGGAAGCTTTTCATTGTTTGTAGACAAATCTTTTTCTAAGCACGAGGCTCCCATTATAGAAACTTTACTTTTTAAACTTGATCATATCTCTGGTTGCGGGAACATTCAAGCGTGGATGAGATCTGCTGATAAACGTTGTGTGCGTGAGCTGATTATCCAGATCGATACTCTTACTTTTAAAAAGCCAGTCTCACTTCCTTGGAGCTTGTTCAGTGGGGGGTGTAGAATGCTTGTGACCTTGAAACTAACTAATGCGGTTCTTGTGGATGATTTTACTTCACAAATTTCTTTCCCATCCCTCAAAACGTTGAGTCTTGAGTCCATGAAGTATCCAAGTGGTGAATTTGTCAAGAAGCTTTTATCCAACTGTCATGTCCTTGAAAACTTGGTTGTGGAGCAATGTCATGTTGACAGTGTTAACATTTTCACTGTTATTGTGCCTTGTCTAAAGAGTTTAGTCATGAAGACATTAAATACCAGAGTTGGAAATGATGCTCAAGGATTTGTTATAGATGCTCCTTCTTTGGAAAAATTCAACATTCTTCATTCGAGTGGGTTTTGTATCTTTGAGAATGATATGACTAAGGTTGTGGATGCAAATCTTGTCGTTGTTAATTGGAAGTTATGGAAGAAGTTGGGTTCTATTGCTTCGTTCAAGCGCCTTTATCTGTGCGTGCCATCCTCAAAG GATGTGTATACTGCTCGTAGTGTCTTCACCAGTCTTGTACATTTGAAGATATGCACATGTGAGACAGAATGGGTAAATCTACTTATGCGTGTGCTCGGAGATTCTCCAAATTTACGAGCTCTCAAACTTGACCAG TGCCATCCCCTTCGATCTTATGAGCCACGCCCATGCTGGAACCCGTCATGGAATGAACCGAGCTCAGTTCCTGAATGTTTGTTatcaaatcttgaaacttttGAATGGGTAACATATGAAGGAGCAGAAGAAGAGATAGAAGTAGTAGCGTTTGTTTTTAGAAGCGCGAAGTATTTAAAGAAGGCAGCTATTAATATTCACAGTAAAACCAATGACACTGACAAGAAACTTGAGGTGATCAAGGAGTTGTTCTCTTCATCGAGGGGTTCACCAGCCTGTGTGCTTGAGTTACGCTAA
- the LOC111213297 gene encoding gibberellic acid methyltransferase 2: MESPSLPVTAKDWTSTSLHRVLCMQGGEGDVSYVNNSDCQALAITLCKPILISSLQSIKLFTSPIIRIADLGCATGSNTFDTVDTVVETLRQLFTAVYGGGSLEFEAFFCDLPSNDFNMLFRLLSEKQKVDSAKYFASGVAGSFCDRLFPRGTIHVAVSLSALHWLSQIPEKVLEKGSRTWNKGKTWIEGAKKEVVDAYAEQSDKDLSDFLKCRKEEMVEGGVLFVLMGGRPSGSSSQFGDQDTRVKHPFTTTMEQAWQDLIDEGLIDEETRDGFNIPAYMRSPEEVAAGIDRIGGFKIEKMEYMKIVEYSDEKHEEWKKDPVSYGRARTNLVQAAIRPMVEVYLGVDLCDELFKRYENRVSTTREFLHITCFFGVVAFSAIRIE, encoded by the exons ATGGAGTCACCAAGTCTTCCAGTAACAGCAAAAGACTGGACCTCCACCAGTCTCCACCGTGTACTATGTATGCAAGGCGGTGAAGGTGACGTCAGCTACGTCAACAATTCCGATTGCCAAGCTTTGGCTATAACCTTATGCAAACCAATCCTTATCTCATCTCTCCAATCCATCAAACTCTTCACCTCTCCGATCATCAGAATAGCTGACCTTGGCTGCGCCACCGGCTCCAACACTTTCGATACCGTGGATACGGTGGTTGAGACTTTACGTCAGCTATTCACTGCGGTGTATGGCGGTGGATCGCTGGAGTTTGAGGCTTTTTTCTGTGACTTGCCTAGTAATGACTTCAACATGTTGTTTAGATTGTTGTCTGAGAAACAGAAAGTTGACTCGGCCAAGTATTTCGCCAGCGGCGTTGCTGGCTCGTTCTGTGACAGGCTTTTCCCGAGAGGAACGATCCATGTCGCTGTGAGCTTAAGTGCTCTACATTGGCTCTCTCAG ATACCGGAGAAAGTACTGGAGAAAGGATCAAGAACGTGGAACAAAGGGAAAACGTGGATCGAAGGAGCGAAGAAAGAAGTGGTTGATGCATACGCAGAACAATCAGACAAAGATTTGTCTGATTTCTTGAAGTGTCGGAAAGAAGAAATGGTGGAGGGAGGAGTGTTGTTTGTGTTAATGGGTGGTCGTCCTTCAGGTTCAAGTAGTCAATTTGGTGACCAGGATACTCGGGTTAAACATCCGTTCACAACTACCATGGAACAAGCTTGGCAAGATTTGATAGATGAg GGTTTGATAGATGAAGAGACAAGAGACGGATTCAACATACCAGCGTACATGAGAAGTCCGGAGGAAGTGGCTGCCGGAATAGACCGTATCGGTGGTTTCAAGATAGAGAAAATGGAATACATGAAAATCGTTGAATACTCCGATGAGAAACATGAGGAGTGGAAAAAAGATCCCGTTTCGTACGGACGAGCCAGGACCAACTTGGTTCAAGCTGCTATTCGTCCTATGGTCGAGGTCTATCTTGGAGTGGACCTATGCGATGAGCTCTTCAAAAGATATGAAAACCGGGTTTCTACAACCCGAGAATTTCTTCATATAACTTGTTTCTTTGGAGTCGTCGCTTTTTCTGCCATCCGAATTGAATGA
- the LOC111213296 gene encoding probable FBD-associated F-box protein At1g32375 has product MDKISQLPDELLLKILAMLPTMKEVVDTMLLSKRWQFLWMMVPRIKYNDTYKNPKYGSFSLFVDRSFFRHEAPVIEALHFKLGSICGSEDIQAWMRSADKRCVRELTIQIDTFTDKDSVLLPWSLYGGGCRILVTLNLINAVLVDDFTSPISFPSLKTLSLKSMKYPSGEFVKNLLSKCHVLEDLVVEQCQADNVNIFTVIVSSLKSLVMKTLDNRVGNDTEGFVIDAPFLENLDIFHSSGFCIFENVMSKILDANVVVNSWKLWKKLGSIASFKRLYLCVPSSKDVYPAGSVFTSLVHFKICTCETEWVNLLMCVLRDSPNLRSLKLQQCHFLRSEKPRPCWNPSWNEPSSVPECFLSSLETFEWVHYEGAQEEKEAVAFVFRSAKCLKKATINIYSKTNDIHKKLEVIKELFSSTRLSPACQLELR; this is encoded by the exons ATGGACAAGATCAGTCAGTTGCCTGATGAGCTGCTACTGAAAATATTGGCAATGCTTCCCACCATGAAAGAAGTTGTGGACACTATGCTTTTGTCAAAACGATGGCAGTTTCTTTGGATGATGGTTCCAAGAATCAAATACAATGATACCTATAAGAACCCCAAGTATGGAAGCTTTTCTCTGTTTGTAGACAGATCTTTCTTTAGGCACGAGGCTCCAGTTATAGAAGCTTTGCATTTCAAACTTGGTAGTATTTGTGGTAGTGAGGATATTCAAGCGTGGATGAGATCTGCTGATAAACGTTGTGTGCGTGAGCTGACTATTCAGATTGATACTTTTACTGATAAAGATTCAGTCTTACTTCCTTGGAGCTTGTATGGTGGGGGATGTAGAATTCTTGTGACCTTGAATCTAATTAATGCAGTTCTCGTGGATGATTTTACTTCACCAATTTCTTTCCCATCCCTCAAAACGTTGAGTCTTAAATCCATGAAGTATCCAAGTGGAGAATTTGTCAAGAATCTGTTATCCAAATGTCATGTCCTTGAAGACTTGGTTGTGGAGCAATGTCAAGCTGACAATGTTAACATTTTCACTGTTATCGTCTCTTCTCTAAAGAGTTTAGTAATGAAGACACTAGATAACAGAGTTGGAAACGATACTGAAGGGTTTGTGATAGATGCTCCTTTTTTGGAAAACTTGGACATTTTTCATTCGAGTGGATTTTGTATCTTTGAGAATGTTATGTCTAAGATTTTGGATGCAAATGTTGTCGTTAATTCTTGGAAGTTATGGAAGAAGTTGGGTTCTATTGCTTCCTTCAAGCGTCTTTATCTTTGCGTACCATCCTCAAAG GATGTTTATCCTGCCGGTAGTGTCTTCACCAGTCTTGTACATTTCAAGATATGCACATGTGAGACAGAATGGGTGAATCTACTTATGTGTGTTCTCAGGGATTCTCCTAATTTACGGTCTCTCAAGCTTCAACAG TGTCATTTCCTTCGATCTGAAAAGCCACGCCCATGCTGGAACCCGTCCTGGAATGAACCGAGTTCAGTTCCTGAATGTTTTTTATCAAGTCTTGAAACTTTTGAATGGGTACATTATGAAGGAGcacaagaagagaaagaagcagTAGCGTTTGTTTTTAGAAGCGCAAAGTGTTTAAAGAAAGCAACTATTAATATCTACAGTAAAACAAATGACATTCACAAGAAACTTGAGGTGATCAAGGAGTTGTTCTCCTCAACAAGGCTTTCACCAGCCTGCCAGCTTGAGTTACGCTAA